TCTCTTGGCCCAGTTCCGCGACAAAAGGGCCCTACCCATCCTCCTGAAGCAGTTCTCCTTGCCGGCCGAGCACTTGGACCGCCTCTTCGGGGACATCCTGGCGGAGGACCTGCCCAGGCTCCTCGCCACCCTGACCCATGACGATCCAACCCCCTTGAAGGACCTGATCGGGGACGGGACCATGCACGACGCGGTGCGCGCATCGGCCCTTTGGGGTTACACCCTCCAGGCTTCCGTCGGCACGGTGCCGATGGAGGAGGCCCAGGCCTTTTTCCGGGAGCTTTTTGGGAGCCTTCCCCGCCGCCGGTCCTATGTCTGGACCTCGCTCATCGCCGGTTGCGCGGCCCTGCACGTCAAAGATCTTCGCCGGGATGTGCTGCGCGCCTACGAGGAAGGGCTGCTGGACGCGAACGCCTATTCGATGAAGGAAGTCCTCAAGGAATGGGCCCTGACGCCCGAGGAGAGCCGCAAGCGGTTGGCCGAGGAAAGTGGCGGGCTCATCAAGGACGTTTTCGAGGAGATCGAATTCTGGCCTTGGGAAGAGGAAGCGGGCCAACAGGCCCGCGAGGAATAGGCCATGGCGAAAAAAGCACGCACCAGGGTCTCGGTCGACCTTCCCATCATGTCCTTCGAGACCGATTACCAGGGCATCGTCAACAACACGGAGTTCGTCCGTTTCATCGAGAGGGTGCGCTATGCCCTCTCCAAGAAACTGGGCCTTACCTTCAAGCAGGTCCGTTCAGCCAAGCTCTGGACGGTCATGGCCCGGGTGGAGATCAACTACGTCTCCCCGGGGCGTTTCGAGGATGTGATGGTCGGGACCGGTTGGGTGGAAAGGGTCGGGCGGAGCTCCCTGACCTTGGGCTATGAGTTCCGGCTCAAAGGCACCCGGCGGCTCATTGCCGATGCCAAGCAGGTGATGGTCTTCGTGGACACGGTGCACCTCAAACCGACCCCGATCCCGCCAAAGCTCCGCCGCAAGCTCTGACCTTCCCTGGAAAGCCGCCGTTAATTGGGCTTTCCGGCCCTTGTAAAGGCCCATGCTTCAAGGGTATTTTAAACCTCGTCCCCGGACATTCTTCCTTCGCCTTCCGGTCCATCCCATCCAAAGGCTCCCATCATGGCAACCATCAACGCCAAAGGCCTCCAAGAGCAACTCCTGGCCCTCAATAGGATCGGCATCGCCCTCTCCAAAGAGCAGGACCTCAACCAGCTCCTGACCCTCATCCTTTCCGAGAGCCGCCAATTCACGAACGCCGAAGCGGGAAGCCTTTACGTGCGCGAGGGGAACCAGCTGCGCTTCGCCGTGTCCCAGAACGAAGTTCTGGAGGCCCGCAAAAAGGCGGAGATGAAGGCCTTGAAGAAGCCCTTGGAAGTGGTCCCGGCCACCTTCACCGGTTTCTATGTCTCCCTGGACAAGAGCTCCATCTCGGGCTACGTGGGCACCACCGGCAAGGTGCTGAACATCCCCGACTCCTACAAGATCCCCTCTTCCAAGGAATACAAGTTCAACCGTTCCTTCGACGAGAAGAACAACTACCGCACCAAGAGCCAGTTGGTGGTGCCCATGAAGGACACCCAGGGAAACGTGGTAGGGGTCATCCAGCTCCTCAACGCCCGCAAGAAGAAGAACATCGTTCCCTTCGATAAGCACTACGAGAACCTGGTGCTATCCCTCGCCAGCCAGGCCGCCATCGCCATCAAGAACACCCTCCTGACCCAGGAACTGAAGGAAGCCTACCTGGACACCATCTTTCGCCTGTCCGTGGCCGCCGAATACAAGGACGACGACACCGCGGCCCACATCAACCGCATGAGCCGCTACTCGGCCATCCTGGCCGAGGGATTGGGGCTTTCCGTGGCCGAGGTGGAGAACATCCGCTACGCCTCGCCCATGCACGACATCGGGAAGCTGGGCGTGCCTGACTCGATCCTCATGAAACCCGGCAAGCTCACGCCGGAGGAGTTCAAGGAGATGCAGAACCACACCATCTTCGGCGCCAAGATCCTCGAGAACGCCAAGGCCGAGCTTTTGAAGATCTCCGAGGAGATCGCTCTCACCCACCACGAGAAGTGGGATGGATCGGGTTATCCCCGGGGCCTACGGGGCGAGGGCATCCCCTTGAGCGGCCGTATCGTGGCCCTGGCCGACGTGTTCGACGCCCTCACTTCCAAAAGATGCTACAAACCGGCTTTCCCGCTGGAAGAGGCCATGAAGATCATCAAGGAAGGGAACGGCCGCCATTTCGACCCGAACGTGGTGACGGCCTTCACCAATAGCATCGAGAAGATCCTGGCGGTCAAGGCCCAGTTCGGCAATTGATTGAAACCCAACGTGCGATCCGATCCTTCGACCGGCTTCAAAGCCAGGATCCGATATAACGCTTGGCCTTTTTTCCTTTTTTTCCTGGCTTCTAATTCGGTCCTAGCCTATTCATCCCTTTCACTGACCGTGAAACTGGCGGTCTTCGTCTTTGGGCTGATCCTGCCCCTTTTCGTTGCCATCAAGGCTATTCGGGACGAAAACCGGGATGAACGTGCTCCGGGCACAGGATCCTTCCGGGAGTCCCTGGTCCCCGTCCTTCCCATGGGATGTCTTTTGTTCCTTTTGGGCCTACTTTTTTTTACCCGGTTCTATCGTTTGACCTCCTTCCCTTTTTGGCTGGTGGGTGACGAAGGTATCGAAGGATCGTTCGCTCGGCAATTAATGGACAGGTGGGATGGCCGGTTGCTTTGGGGAGAAGGCCAGATCGAACCGTTATTTGTTTGGATCCTGGCCTTATTGTTCAAGATCTTTGGACCTTCGCTGGAGCTGCTCCGGATGATCCCGGCGTTCTGTTCGGTCCTGACGGTGCTCCTGGGTTATGCCGCTCTTCGGCAATTTTTTCCCCGTTCCTTGAGCATTCTTTTTTCAGCCTTCGCCGCGTTCCAATTTTGGTCCTTGATCTATGCCAGGCTTTGTATCACCGAGGACCTGGTGTTCCCGTTAATGGCCCTGGTTTTCCTGTTCCTGGGCCGGGTCCTCCGGTCCGGTCCTGGCGCGAGAGAACGGTGGTTGTTCCTCCTGGGCCTGACCGTGGGGATCGGGGCTTGGAGCTATACCGCTTGGGGGGCTTTGGTCCTGGGGATGTCATGTTTCGTGGCCTGGGAATATGGTTGGAAAAAAAGGATGTTTTTATCCTTGGCCTGTTACTTCACACCGATGATTTTGATCCTTTTGCCCTTGCTGGGTGCGCGGTTGACACCCGCTGGAATGGCTTATATCGGCAGTATTTTTTCTCCGGGTCATTTGGCACAGGGCCTGGCGAAATACCTGATCGGTCTCTTCTGGTATGGATTCGGGACGGTCCCCTATGGACCGGCCTGGGGAGGGATGTTGAACAGCGTCATGGGCTCCCTTGCCTTGACCGGTTCCCTCGAACTTTTTTCGCAGAAACGTTATGGGTGGCTGGGAGGTTTGGTCGGTTCCATCCTTCTGGGTTTACTTCCTGGGATCCTGGCATCAGGAATGGACATGAACCGGATCCAGTTGGCTTTCCCGGCCGTGATGCTCCTGGCTTTTTGGGGGTCGCTGTCCCTTATTCCTGAAAGGATGGGGACCTGGCGTTGGGCCGGATTCGTAGGTTGGGTCCTTTTATCCGGTGCATTGGACCTTTACCACTATACGGGCCCTTACGTGGACACCTCCGTATTACCGGAGGATAAAAAACAGTGGAGGTCGGTCGAATATGCGAACGCCTACCGTTATCTAAAGGAGCGGAGCAGGTCTGAAGGGCCGCTTTATGTGATGAACGACCTCAACCTGGATTACGACAACAAAACATTGGATCTGGCCTGTTATCCCTTCGACGCCGAACAAAACAAGAACCTTTCCGGATCCAGGGTCAAGACCTTGGCCCTCCTGACCAACCTTTATTACAGCCCATTCCTGAAGGCGCGTTTTCCCGGGAGCCAATGGATTTGGCTCAAATCCGGAACCCAATATTTCCAATCGAATTTCTGTTTGGGCTTCATCCCTGTTTCCGGATTCACGGATGGTTCATTGGATGAATGGCAAAAGGCCCTGTCGGTCTTCCATCGGGCCAATATCGAATCGAAAAATAAGACCCTATCGGTCCATTGGGACGATATCGCAATGGAACTTTCCTCCTCCGGACGGTTTTTTTTTCGGGATCCCTTCCTGAGGTCGGTCCTTTGGGAAAGGGTGGCGATGTACGAACTTTCCGATCAGCACTATTCCCGGGCGGTGGAGGCTTACCGGAAATCGATCCAGGAAGGCTATCCGGCACGCCACCTATTCTGGAACATGGGGTTGGCCCTGGAGGAGGAAGGGAAGACCGACGATGCCAAGGCCGCTTTTGAGAAGGCCAAGAAGCCCTCCCCCCATCATCGGTTCATTTCCGAGGACCTTTCCTTCGTCCAACGCTGAGCGAATATCCACCCGAATTTCATTTTGATACAATCTATTGAATCCTTTTCCTCCGGGAAGACGCCAAATGTTCATCCCCAAATCCATCATCTGCCTCCGTGACTACTCCTGGAAACAATTCCGCTCGGACCTGGCCGCCGGCATCGTGGTCGGATTGGTGGCCTTGCCCCTGGCCATGGCCTTCTCCATCGCCTGCGGCCTGCCGCCGGAGCGGGGTCTTTATACGGCGGTGGTGGCGGGGTTCCTCATCTCGGCCTTGAGCGGGAGCCGGGTGGCCATCGGCGGCCCTACCGGCGCTTTCATCGTGATCGTGGCGGGCATCGTCGCCAAATATGGCTATAGCGGCCTGGCCATGGCCACCGGTATGGCGGGCCTCATCCTCATCGTCATGGGCCTGGCCCGCATGGGCACCCTGGTCAAATACATCCCCTACCCGGTCATCACCGGCTTCACCTCGGGCATCGCGGTGGTCATTTTCAGTACCCAGGTGAAGGACTTCTTCGGGCTACGCATGACCTCGGTCCCCGCCGATTTTCTGGAGAAATGGACGGCCTTTGCGGCGGCTTTCCCGACCCTGAACCCCTTCGCGGTGGGCCTGGGTCTTTTCACCATCCTCTGTGTCTTTCTCTGGCCCAGGCAATGGAAGGTGCCGGGATCCGTCGTGGCCCTGGGTGCCACTTCCCTGGCGGCCGCCTGGGGCCATTGGCCGGTGGAGACCATCGGCACCCGGTTCGGCGGGATCCCCCAGGGTTTGCCCCATCCCCAGTTCGTCTTCGATTCCTGGGCCCAGGCCAAGGCGCTCCTTCCCTCGGCCTTCACGGTCGCGGCCCTGGCCGCCATCGAGTCGCTCCTCTGCGCGGTCGTGGCCGACGGCATGATCGGGAGCCGACACAAGTCGAACATGGAGCTGGTGGCCCAGGGGGTCGCGAACTGCCTGTCCCCGGTCTTCGGCGGGATCCCGGCGACCGGCGCCATCGCCCGCACCGCCACCAACGTGCGGAACGGCGGACGCACCCCCATGGCCGGCATGATCCACGCGGTGGTTCTTTTCCTCATCCTGCTTTCCGCGGGGCCCTTGGCCGCCCATATCCCCTTGGCCGCCTTGGCGGGGATCCTGGTGGTGGTCTGTTACCACATGTCCGAATGGCATTCCTTCAAGTTCATCCTTACCGGTCCCTCGACCGACATCCTGGTGCTCCTGACGACCTTCCTCTTGACGGTCTTCGTGGACCTGACCGTCGCGGTCGGGGTCGGGATGGTCCTGGCGGCCTTCCTTTTCATGCGCAACGTGGCGGCCCTGGGCCAGGTGAAGGCTTTGACCCATGAGAACGAGGCGGAACGCAGCGAAGAATTCCCGGCTCCGCCGGGGGTGGAAGTTTACGCGGTCAACGGGAGTTTCTCCTTCGGGGCCGCGGAGCGGATGATGGACGTGGAACAGTCCCTTTTCAAAGCACCGAAAGCCCTGGTGCTCGATATGGCCGGCGTTTTCTATATGGACGCCACGGGGTTGAAGACGGTGCGGGATATCCGACAACGATGCCAATCGCGGGGGACCCGGCTCCTGTTGGCCGGGGTGCAATCCCAACCCTATGAAGTTCTGACCAAGGCGAAAAAGGTGGAGAAGATCGGCCGGGAGAATTTCAAACCAAGCTTGAGGAAGGCGCTGGAAGACCTGGCCGCCCATCCGGCGTGAGGTAGAACCATGTATCCCCATGTGAACGCCCAGGAATTCGCCAAGGATTGGATCAAGGCCTGGAATAGCCACGACCTGAACGCCATCCTCTCCCATTACGCAGAGGATGTTCAGTTCACGTCGCCCTTCATCGTGCGGCTGATGAACGAACCGACGGGTACCATCCACGGCAAGGATAAGCTGAAACCCTATTTTGAGAAGGGTTTAAAGGCCTATCCGGACCTGAAGTTCGAGTTGGCCGAGGTCTTGGAAGGGGTTTCCAGCGTGACCCTCTACTATAAAAGCGTGAAGGGTCTAATGGCCGCCGAGGTCATGTTCTTGAACGAGAAGGGATTGGTCCAACGGGTCGTGGCCCACTACAACGCCTGACCAGGGCGGGATCAGGCATCCTTGGTCAGGTAAAGATTGTAATCGTAGGTGAAGGAAGGCAGCCCGGGGAAACGCAATAGGCCTTCCCGGCCATGCTTGAAGAGATAGTAAAGCTTGGGACGGGGCCGGCCCTCCTCCACCGCCTTTTCCACCGAGCTTTCCCCGTGGCGGCGTCCCTGGAATTCTCCCTCCCAACCCTTCTTTTGGGGCCAATAGCCCAGCACGCGGAAGGCCCTTTTCAATCCCGTGCCGTAGGTCCGCAGGATCCGCAAGCCCGACCTTTCAGTCAGGGCCTGTAAGGAGCGGGGTGAAAAGAAGAGAAGGTGCCCGTCCACGCTGGCGCCCCGTTGTCCGGTGGCGTCGAAGTAGTTCTTGAAACTGCGGCGGTTCACGGCGCCGTTGGGCACGGCCAGGTAGAGGGTCCCTCCGGGCTTGAGGATGCGCCCCGCTTCCTTCAGGGCCACCGCCGGGTCGGTCACGTGTTCCAGGACATTGTTGAAATGGATGAAGTCGAAGAAATCCTTCGGGAAACGGGTCCTTTCCAGGGGCTTGTTGCGCACGTCCAGGCCCAGCTCCCGGCGGGCGTATCCGGCGGCGTCCCGGCCCATCTCCTGTCCATAAAACTCCCATCCGCAGTTTTGCCGGATGCCGCTCAAGAAAAAACCCGTGGCGCAACCGATGTCCAGGAAGCGCCCCTTGGGCTTGATCGCCCGCAGTGTCCGGGCCCAGTACCAGCCCTTGCCTTCTTCGTTGCGGCGGTTGAAGTTGTAATAGCCCGAATGGTAATAGGCCTCGATCTGCCTTTGGGTGGGCATGGGATCGATCCAGGAGAAACCACAGGAAGGGCATTCCACGATCCGGCGTTTGTCCCCCTTCAAGAAGGAAGTGGGGCAGTATTCCCTGGGGGCGATCTTGGAGTCGCAGGCGGGACAGGTCTTGGTGGAAGCCACGGTCCTCATCCCTGGACCATCCCGAAACGCTTGTTCTGGGCGGTCATCTTCACGAAATAGGCCAACCGGGTCCTGCGGGTGTGGGGCAAGCGGGTCATGGTGATCCAGCCTACCCGGATGCGTTGGTAAGCCAACGGAAATCCCTCGAAATTCTTCCAGGCCCCGGCCCGGACCAGGGCGTTCCTCACATAGGCGGGGACCCGGAAGGGTTCCACATGCTTGATCCGGCCCCGGTGGAGCTTGGCCCCGCCCCGCAAGGTCCCTTCCAGGGAGGCCAACCCGGCCGGGGTCATGCGCTTTTCCCGGATGAGCCGCATGGCCCGGTGCTTGTTCAGCTCCGAGACGGGGGAGCCTTTCTTGCGCGGCGAGAAGCGCTGGCAGTAGCGGTCCTTGTCCAGGGTCTTGACCGTGGAGTCGATCCAGCCGAAGCACATGGCCTCGTCCACCGCGTCGTTGTAGGAGATGCGGGGTTTCGCGCTGTGCTTCTTGTAATAGATGAGCCAGATCTCCCGGGCGGTCCCGTGGTGCTTCTTCAGCCAGGACCGCCAGTCCTTGACCTTATGGACGTAGAGGGTTTTGGTGATCCTCATCAGGACCCGTATCTCCGAAGCGGGTCGGTTTCCAGCTTGTCCAATTTCCTGACCCAATGGGGGATCTTGAACCCCTTCACCGAATCCCTCTTCGTGTAGGGTTTCAGGTCCAGCACCGGCGTTCCGTCCCAGACATCGAGCCCTTCGACGAATAGGACGTTCCCCTGAT
This bacterium DNA region includes the following protein-coding sequences:
- a CDS encoding DUF1186 domain-containing protein — its product is MTNPIILQAVKDLSSPLAERREQALRALTANPAEASPELLAILEKVLAVPVSAPVALSDWSWFLAAYLLAQFRDKRALPILLKQFSLPAEHLDRLFGDILAEDLPRLLATLTHDDPTPLKDLIGDGTMHDAVRASALWGYTLQASVGTVPMEEAQAFFRELFGSLPRRRSYVWTSLIAGCAALHVKDLRRDVLRAYEEGLLDANAYSMKEVLKEWALTPEESRKRLAEESGGLIKDVFEEIEFWPWEEEAGQQAREE
- a CDS encoding thioesterase family protein — translated: MAKKARTRVSVDLPIMSFETDYQGIVNNTEFVRFIERVRYALSKKLGLTFKQVRSAKLWTVMARVEINYVSPGRFEDVMVGTGWVERVGRSSLTLGYEFRLKGTRRLIADAKQVMVFVDTVHLKPTPIPPKLRRKL
- a CDS encoding HD domain-containing phosphohydrolase: MATINAKGLQEQLLALNRIGIALSKEQDLNQLLTLILSESRQFTNAEAGSLYVREGNQLRFAVSQNEVLEARKKAEMKALKKPLEVVPATFTGFYVSLDKSSISGYVGTTGKVLNIPDSYKIPSSKEYKFNRSFDEKNNYRTKSQLVVPMKDTQGNVVGVIQLLNARKKKNIVPFDKHYENLVLSLASQAAIAIKNTLLTQELKEAYLDTIFRLSVAAEYKDDDTAAHINRMSRYSAILAEGLGLSVAEVENIRYASPMHDIGKLGVPDSILMKPGKLTPEEFKEMQNHTIFGAKILENAKAELLKISEEIALTHHEKWDGSGYPRGLRGEGIPLSGRIVALADVFDALTSKRCYKPAFPLEEAMKIIKEGNGRHFDPNVVTAFTNSIEKILAVKAQFGN
- a CDS encoding glycosyltransferase family 39 protein: MDRWDGRLLWGEGQIEPLFVWILALLFKIFGPSLELLRMIPAFCSVLTVLLGYAALRQFFPRSLSILFSAFAAFQFWSLIYARLCITEDLVFPLMALVFLFLGRVLRSGPGARERWLFLLGLTVGIGAWSYTAWGALVLGMSCFVAWEYGWKKRMFLSLACYFTPMILILLPLLGARLTPAGMAYIGSIFSPGHLAQGLAKYLIGLFWYGFGTVPYGPAWGGMLNSVMGSLALTGSLELFSQKRYGWLGGLVGSILLGLLPGILASGMDMNRIQLAFPAVMLLAFWGSLSLIPERMGTWRWAGFVGWVLLSGALDLYHYTGPYVDTSVLPEDKKQWRSVEYANAYRYLKERSRSEGPLYVMNDLNLDYDNKTLDLACYPFDAEQNKNLSGSRVKTLALLTNLYYSPFLKARFPGSQWIWLKSGTQYFQSNFCLGFIPVSGFTDGSLDEWQKALSVFHRANIESKNKTLSVHWDDIAMELSSSGRFFFRDPFLRSVLWERVAMYELSDQHYSRAVEAYRKSIQEGYPARHLFWNMGLALEEEGKTDDAKAAFEKAKKPSPHHRFISEDLSFVQR
- a CDS encoding SulP family inorganic anion transporter yields the protein MFIPKSIICLRDYSWKQFRSDLAAGIVVGLVALPLAMAFSIACGLPPERGLYTAVVAGFLISALSGSRVAIGGPTGAFIVIVAGIVAKYGYSGLAMATGMAGLILIVMGLARMGTLVKYIPYPVITGFTSGIAVVIFSTQVKDFFGLRMTSVPADFLEKWTAFAAAFPTLNPFAVGLGLFTILCVFLWPRQWKVPGSVVALGATSLAAAWGHWPVETIGTRFGGIPQGLPHPQFVFDSWAQAKALLPSAFTVAALAAIESLLCAVVADGMIGSRHKSNMELVAQGVANCLSPVFGGIPATGAIARTATNVRNGGRTPMAGMIHAVVLFLILLSAGPLAAHIPLAALAGILVVVCYHMSEWHSFKFILTGPSTDILVLLTTFLLTVFVDLTVAVGVGMVLAAFLFMRNVAALGQVKALTHENEAERSEEFPAPPGVEVYAVNGSFSFGAAERMMDVEQSLFKAPKALVLDMAGVFYMDATGLKTVRDIRQRCQSRGTRLLLAGVQSQPYEVLTKAKKVEKIGRENFKPSLRKALEDLAAHPA
- a CDS encoding nuclear transport factor 2 family protein, whose amino-acid sequence is MYPHVNAQEFAKDWIKAWNSHDLNAILSHYAEDVQFTSPFIVRLMNEPTGTIHGKDKLKPYFEKGLKAYPDLKFELAEVLEGVSSVTLYYKSVKGLMAAEVMFLNEKGLVQRVVAHYNA
- a CDS encoding methyltransferase domain-containing protein, yielding MASTKTCPACDSKIAPREYCPTSFLKGDKRRIVECPSCGFSWIDPMPTQRQIEAYYHSGYYNFNRRNEEGKGWYWARTLRAIKPKGRFLDIGCATGFFLSGIRQNCGWEFYGQEMGRDAAGYARRELGLDVRNKPLERTRFPKDFFDFIHFNNVLEHVTDPAVALKEAGRILKPGGTLYLAVPNGAVNRRSFKNYFDATGQRGASVDGHLLFFSPRSLQALTERSGLRILRTYGTGLKRAFRVLGYWPQKKGWEGEFQGRRHGESSVEKAVEEGRPRPKLYYLFKHGREGLLRFPGLPSFTYDYNLYLTKDA
- a CDS encoding YdeI/OmpD-associated family protein, with amino-acid sequence MRITKTLYVHKVKDWRSWLKKHHGTAREIWLIYYKKHSAKPRISYNDAVDEAMCFGWIDSTVKTLDKDRYCQRFSPRKKGSPVSELNKHRAMRLIREKRMTPAGLASLEGTLRGGAKLHRGRIKHVEPFRVPAYVRNALVRAGAWKNFEGFPLAYQRIRVGWITMTRLPHTRRTRLAYFVKMTAQNKRFGMVQG